The proteins below come from a single bacterium genomic window:
- a CDS encoding sodium-translocating pyrophosphatase, which produces MAALVLVLLATAANASEADLIIPDLAKQSFLGMNGHNLLLGGLVICLLGIAFSLVQFSQIRNLPVHKSMLDISELIYETCKTYLITQGKFLAILWAFIAAIMVWYFSREMGTFKIFVIIVFSIIGILGSYSVAWFGIRMNTYANSRTAFAGLKGKPYPTMEIPLKAGMSIGMLLIAVELVLMLIILLFVPGEMAGPCFIGFAIGESLGAAALRIAGGIFTKIADIGSDLMKIVFKIKEDDVRNPGVIADCTGDNAGDSVGPTADGFETYGVTGVALITFILLAVGHKLDPAAKEGIQIQLLVWIFVMRIGMIVTSAVSYGINGVYNKGKYGESAKFNFEHPLTSLVWLTSFVSIAMTYLLSYLLIPALGDGTLWWKLSTIITCGTLAGAIIPELVKVFTSTNSGHVREVVTASREGGASLNILSGLIAGNFAAYWLGIAIIALMAGGYAVSTLGLGDIMVAPAIFSFGLIAFGFLGMGPVTIAVDSYGPVTDNAQSVYELSAIETLPNIKQDVKKEFGFEPDFENAKVYLEENDGAGNTFKATAKPVLIGTAVVGATTLIFSIIQLLSAKYGTVGPQGIYEGLSIMNPLFLLGLITGGAVIFWFSGASCQAVTTGAYRAVEFIKKNIKLEGGGERASVEDSKKVVEICTQYAQKGMFNIFLVVFFSTLAFACVNHYYFIGYLISIAIFGLYQAIFMANAGGAWDNAKKLVETELNMKGTELHAATIVGDTVGDPYKDTSSVAMNPIIKFTTLFGLLAVELAITLDPTVSHILAAVFFLISTYFVYRSFYGMRIKTDEA; this is translated from the coding sequence ATGGCGGCGCTGGTTCTCGTCCTGCTGGCCACCGCGGCCAACGCGAGCGAGGCGGATCTGATCATCCCCGACCTGGCGAAGCAGAGCTTCCTCGGGATGAACGGGCACAACCTGCTGCTGGGTGGGCTCGTCATCTGCCTCCTCGGCATCGCCTTCAGCCTCGTCCAGTTCTCGCAGATCCGGAACCTGCCGGTCCACAAGTCGATGCTCGATATCTCCGAGCTGATCTACGAGACGTGCAAGACGTACCTCATCACCCAGGGGAAGTTCCTCGCCATCCTGTGGGCCTTCATCGCCGCCATCATGGTCTGGTACTTCAGCCGCGAGATGGGTACCTTCAAGATCTTCGTCATCATCGTCTTCAGCATCATCGGCATCCTCGGCAGCTACTCGGTGGCGTGGTTCGGGATCCGGATGAACACCTACGCCAACTCGCGGACCGCCTTCGCCGGGCTGAAGGGGAAGCCGTACCCGACGATGGAGATCCCGCTCAAGGCCGGGATGAGCATCGGAATGCTCCTGATCGCCGTCGAACTGGTCCTCATGCTCATCATCCTCCTCTTCGTCCCCGGCGAGATGGCGGGTCCCTGCTTCATCGGCTTCGCGATCGGCGAGTCGCTGGGCGCCGCGGCGCTGCGGATCGCGGGCGGCATCTTCACCAAGATCGCCGACATCGGGTCGGACCTGATGAAGATCGTCTTCAAGATCAAGGAGGACGACGTCCGCAACCCCGGCGTCATCGCCGACTGCACGGGCGACAACGCGGGCGACTCGGTCGGCCCCACGGCGGACGGTTTCGAGACGTACGGCGTCACGGGCGTCGCTCTCATCACCTTCATCCTCCTCGCGGTCGGGCACAAGCTCGATCCCGCGGCGAAGGAGGGGATCCAGATCCAGCTCCTGGTCTGGATCTTCGTGATGCGCATCGGGATGATCGTGACGAGCGCCGTCTCCTACGGGATCAACGGCGTGTACAACAAGGGGAAGTACGGCGAGTCGGCGAAGTTCAACTTCGAGCACCCGTTGACCTCCCTCGTCTGGCTGACCTCGTTCGTCTCCATCGCGATGACGTATCTCCTCTCGTACCTGCTGATCCCCGCGCTCGGCGACGGGACGCTCTGGTGGAAGCTCTCCACGATCATCACCTGCGGAACCCTGGCCGGCGCGATCATCCCCGAGCTGGTCAAGGTCTTCACCTCCACGAACTCGGGCCACGTCCGCGAGGTGGTTACCGCCTCCCGCGAGGGCGGCGCGTCCCTCAACATCCTCTCGGGCCTGATCGCCGGGAACTTCGCCGCCTACTGGCTGGGGATCGCGATCATCGCGCTGATGGCGGGCGGCTACGCCGTCTCCACGCTGGGGCTGGGCGACATTATGGTGGCCCCGGCGATCTTCTCCTTCGGGCTGATCGCCTTCGGCTTCCTCGGAATGGGGCCGGTCACGATCGCCGTCGACTCCTACGGCCCGGTGACCGACAACGCCCAGTCGGTGTACGAGCTCTCCGCGATCGAGACGCTTCCGAACATCAAGCAGGACGTCAAGAAGGAGTTCGGCTTCGAGCCCGACTTCGAGAACGCGAAGGTGTACCTCGAAGAGAACGACGGGGCGGGGAACACCTTCAAGGCGACCGCCAAGCCGGTGCTCATCGGAACGGCCGTCGTCGGCGCTACCACCCTCATCTTTTCGATCATCCAGCTCCTTTCGGCGAAATACGGCACGGTGGGACCCCAGGGGATCTATGAGGGGCTTTCCATCATGAACCCGCTCTTCCTCCTTGGGCTGATCACCGGCGGGGCAGTGATCTTCTGGTTCTCCGGGGCGTCGTGCCAGGCGGTGACCACCGGCGCCTACCGGGCGGTCGAGTTCATCAAGAAGAACATCAAGCTCGAGGGCGGCGGCGAGAGGGCGTCGGTCGAGGACAGCAAGAAGGTCGTCGAGATCTGCACGCAGTACGCGCAGAAGGGGATGTTCAACATCTTCCTGGTCGTCTTCTTCAGCACCCTGGCCTTCGCCTGCGTGAACCACTACTACTTCATCGGGTACCTGATCTCGATCGCGATCTTCGGCCTCTACCAGGCGATCTTCATGGCGAACGCCGGCGGCGCCTGGGACAACGCCAAGAAGCTCGTCGAGACCGAACTGAACATGAAGGGGACGGAGCTGCACGCGGCCACCATCGTGGGCGACACCGTCGGCGACCCGTACAAGGACACCTCGTCGGTCGCCATGAACCCGATCATCAAGTTCACCACGCTGTTCGGGCTGCTGGCGGTCGAGCTGGCGATCACTCTCGACCCGACCGTGAGCCACATCCTCGCGGCGGTCTTCTTCCTCATCTCCACGTACTTCGTCTACCGGTCGTTCTACGGGATGCGGATCAAGACGGACGAAGCGTAA
- a CDS encoding thermonuclease family protein, translating to MSLVCFLLLLGLLSVPASAAETGVVDEVVDGDTLRVRTAGSATAITVRLIGIDAPERSHPTLGKEFLSDEAASHLASLCRGKTVRMEKDAEETDKYDRLLRYVSLPPPDGRLLNEEMIRAGLARAYTRFPFSRKNAFLAAEGRARREEAGLWKDEGMAEARWLAAGNTAPVEVFPSGGRTFALAYKGLAKGGVERADLPKEIEGILRLRGELSDAEFASKARDRGFRPIDPPMTGPAKSASKGPPAPQPASAIGGTVVPWEDAPRHEGEEIVVEGTIVRTHRTAKTVYLNFHPNWKRYLTVVIFAKDLPRFPGNPEKAYKGKKVRVRGEVKRYKDRPEMIVRSPGDITVVP from the coding sequence GTGTCCCTGGTTTGTTTCCTTCTCCTTCTCGGACTCCTGTCCGTCCCCGCATCCGCCGCGGAAACGGGTGTCGTCGACGAAGTCGTCGACGGCGACACCCTGCGCGTCCGCACAGCCGGGAGCGCAACAGCAATTACCGTCCGCCTCATCGGGATCGACGCCCCCGAGAGGAGCCACCCGACCCTCGGGAAGGAGTTCCTCTCCGACGAGGCCGCCTCCCATCTCGCCTCCCTCTGCCGTGGAAAAACCGTCCGGATGGAGAAGGACGCCGAGGAAACCGACAAGTACGACCGTCTCCTGCGGTATGTCTCCCTGCCGCCGCCGGACGGGCGGCTGCTGAACGAGGAGATGATCCGCGCCGGCCTGGCCCGCGCCTATACGCGGTTCCCCTTCTCGCGGAAAAACGCGTTTCTCGCCGCAGAGGGACGCGCGAGGCGGGAGGAAGCGGGACTCTGGAAGGACGAAGGGATGGCGGAAGCGCGGTGGCTCGCCGCGGGGAACACCGCCCCCGTCGAGGTTTTCCCCTCCGGAGGAAGGACCTTCGCCCTCGCCTACAAGGGGCTCGCGAAGGGGGGGGTGGAGCGCGCCGACCTTCCGAAGGAGATCGAAGGGATCCTGCGGCTGCGGGGAGAGCTGTCGGACGCCGAGTTCGCGTCGAAGGCCCGGGACCGGGGGTTCCGCCCGATCGACCCGCCGATGACGGGCCCGGCGAAATCCGCGTCGAAGGGACCGCCCGCGCCCCAACCGGCTTCCGCGATCGGCGGGACGGTCGTCCCGTGGGAGGATGCCCCCCGCCACGAGGGCGAGGAGATCGTCGTCGAGGGGACGATCGTCCGGACGCACCGGACGGCAAAGACGGTTTATCTCAACTTCCATCCGAACTGGAAGCGGTACCTCACGGTCGTCATCTTCGCGAAGGACCTCCCCCGCTTCCCCGGGAATCCCGAGAAGGCCTACAAGGGAAAGAAGGTCCGCGTCCGTGGCGAGGTGAAGCGCTACAAGGACCGCCCCGAGATGATCGTACGCTCGCCGGGTGACATCACCGTCGTACCGTAA